In Besnoitia besnoiti strain Bb-Ger1 chromosome I, whole genome shotgun sequence, the genomic window gcgcgtggCACATCTCCTGCATGCCGTAGCAGATGCCCAGCACTGcgacgcccgcctccgccgcccacgcGAAGAAAGAGTCACAGACGTGCGGGCTGCCGTCTTCGTAAACCGACGACGGACCCCCCGACAAAATgaccgccgagggcgcgaaCGCCTTGATGTCCTGAACGCGCAGCACGCCCAAcacacgcagcagcgagatcctcgcgaacgcggaggcgcgacggaagACACCCCGTGGACAAGACGCGTGCGAGGGTGATTGTATATCTCATCTGTGGAACAGGCAGCCCGCAGACCGCGGATCATCGTCCTCCGAaaccccgcgcgcctccccagTGCATCGCAAAGCCGTAAGTCCACTCGACATCGCATGCGCTGCTTCGTGATGACGACACAGACATAAATTTGAAGTTTTACGTGTCTGGAGGGTGTCTGGTGAGCCTGGCGCTCCCGAGGTCTCTTCACCGCGAGGCCTGAGCGCAGGATAGGCGCCGTAGCCTTCAGAGGGGGCATGCACATGAATCTTACATCGAGCTTGGTGTCGCATCGGCGCAGTTCGCTGTACACACCAAtttcgcggaggcgcctgacGATCAGGTGGCTGTATTGGCTGCCAAAgtcgaggacgaggacgcgtCCTCCGTCGAACTCCGCAGCGGTGCTGCTGCCGTCAGTTCCGACGCCGGTGCCCGTCATTTTGAAAATTCTCCAAAATCCAGAAAATTCGACAGAAAACTCGGGCGAGCCGACGAGAGGCCCAGCGCGACAGCTGAAGTTCTACCGGCGCAAAAAGCCTGGGGAGTTTGCAGTGAGGGAGGGATATCGTAAGAAGAACGCGGATTCAAGACGCacacggcgcgggcgctAGGCCTCGACGCCAGAAGGATACTCGCCGACTGGAGTGCCCAGAGGAAACGAAAAAGGCGAAACCACGCGGAACTGCGGAGGCGTTTGGGCGAAAGTCCCTGAAGAGACAGAGTAATGCGAACTGACAAACAAAAGATAGCGTAAGCGTCTGAGTCAGACGCGGAGTCGGCGCGCGTGActggcagcggcggaagcagcgaaggggtgtcgcggagaaagaggatCGCCAACGGAAACGATGAAGAAACACACCGGAAATAATGTGTGCGCCAAGCATACGGCAAACACAGAAAACGCGGTGTGTTGGGAGAGACAAGCCACGCGAAAACTAAAAAGTTGAgtgcgcgggagaggccgccACGCGTGAGTGAACGAGAGCGGGCGAAAATGCCTTCTTCAGAGGAAACTGGTGCTGCAAGTGGGCGGGAACTCCTGCGGAAAGCTGGGTCAGACGAATTTTCTTTTATTTGATAGCCACGTCCCAGTAAGGAAAGAGCTGGCGCTCCGCAGATAACCCCACAATGGAGGAGACAACGCCGCCGAGAAGCCAGTACACGCGAAGAGACTGCGGCGAGAACGATCGAAAAGGGGCTTGAACAGCCAACTGCGGTGACGGCGACTTTGCGCGACTAGGCCGTCGGTATTCCAAGGTCAGTTGCTCTAAAGGAAAAGAGTTTTCCTAAAAAACTTGCCTTGCTCAACCTTTTTCTACAGCGGTATTTTCGCCTGGCAAAACTGTTCGCACCGGAGCTGTGAGCGCTCAAGCTGGGGCGGTGCTTCCTGGGGAGCATCGGCAaggccgtcgctcgcctccgcggaggcgaagttGTGGCTCTCTGCGGATTCCAGGTCCATTACTTGCAGTTCCTAAACTCTCGGGTCGCTTCAGTCTCGACTCTGAACACGAGGCGAGGCATGTGTCGCAATTTGTCTGCGAACCCGCGGCGACGTAGCTGGCGGCTGAAGAAGCGATGGAAGGCCGCACATAACGGAAAGCAGAGGCAAACGGGGAAGAGCTCGGTGCCGCCAGCTCCGAGCTCGGGAAGGAAACGGAAAATGGTTTTTCGGCGAAAAATGGCTCAACGGACTGGCTGAACCTGCGAATGAAGCACACAGTCGagggacgcaggcgagggaggcaaCTTTGAGCCAAAGAAACACGCCCGTGGCGAGGTGAGTGCGCGATCTAAAGAGCGCGCAGATGAACGAAATCGCTGTGAAACAAGAGGCGTCAGCTCCGTagcgaagaaggcagcgtGCGTGGAGGGTGAGTCGCTTATACCTCTCGCGTGCAGAAACGTCATGAGGCACGTGCATGCTGCAACACCTCCACATGCCTAAGTGTGCCAAGCGTCCGCCCGCAGAAAAACGCCCTCCAGAAAGCAAAGAGCGACTGGAGCTCGTCTGCTGAGGTTCCGCAGCCAAGCGAActctctcctctgtggcTTAGACGCCTGGTTACTGTGAAGTGCCTGCAGAGAACCGCGTTCGAACGAGAGCAGTAGCGGAACGGGCCTCTAGCCACACACAGCAGGGGCGCGTCTGCCGAGCGACTCTAGTCTTCAAAAAACACTCGGTGCTGCAGGCTAAGCTTGGCCTGTCGTCACCTATCCCTCCACCCTTCTATATATGCAGACACCCCGTGACACATATGCATACTCCTAGGCGGGCTAAATTTAGCTACATGAGCACAGTATGCAGCTCGTTCCTCGTGGGGAGCTACCCGCAGTCTGTCGTCCGCTCTCTTGCGAGCTTTCCATGCAAATCTCTAGCGCCCTTGCGAGAACACAGCAGGAAGATTTTTGTCTCTCGGAGTCCACTCAAAAGCGGGGACGCCGCAACGCACGCGTGGAAGATCACAGTTGAGGCGTTCGGTGCTTCACATTTGAGAGGTTCTATGCCCGTTTCACTAAAGCAGGGGCTTGTGGCGTCTCATTGTGACCCAAAACGACTTCTCGACGAGACCTCTTGGTAGATCCTTGACCCTTAGGCGCGCCGTAGTCTTCATGCACTCGCGGGCGACAGAGTTATTGCGGGGGTCGACTGCAGAGATGAGGCGGCTGCCATTGGAGTCGAAATCGCTCGCTTGGTCTCGGCGCCACGTCTCCCAGGGGCACTAGGCACGCTCTGAACATGTGCCATCGAGAGTGAAACGATTCCAGACTTCAGCTGTTCCGGGCCTAAAGCGCGTTTAGCGGCTTGGAAGGACTGGATTTAAAAGAAAAGAGtgtggcggccgctgcagctacaggaagccgcggcgcgagtctcgcctcgcgccacGTCGTGGGCGAGttcagcggaggcgacgtgTCTCGCTCTCTAAGCATTGATCGGCGATCTAGCTCGCCGCTTCACGTCTCTGGTTCGCGCGCGGTGTgctgtgtgtttttttcgtcttcttcttcatctcaCCTGCGCGCTTTCTTATGATGCGGCGAGAAGTGGTTTTCCACGGACGACTTCCTCAATCCGCGGGAAACCGGTCTCGGCATGCAAAGGGGTGACCGCCTCAAGCACGCctgcgagaaaaaacgcatCCTTCACTTTccctgcaggcggcagcggcctgccTCTTTGttcgcttttctctgcgATTCCCTTCCGCGACGCTTTTCTAGACGTGCTTCGGACTGATTCTGCCGCCGGAGggcccgcctcgcgcgcgcgaaagtGACCTgtgtcctcctcgtctcggTTTTCCCTTCCGCCCTTCGCTTTTTCTTTGGCATCGCAGGTCGCTGCGAAGCTCCGCGGAAACAGAatctcgcgcttcttcgctctcgcgcaggcgactgGGTTCGAGCGAGCTTGCAAAAAAAAATTGCACGCCTGGACCCGACGCGGGAAAAGAAACCAGCCCAGCCCGCATGCGCggatatgtgtatatatatacatatatatatgtatttatatgtatacatgcataatacatatatatgcagctACGTGGATACGTCGCTGTGTTCAGTTTCCTCTGGGCGTCGGATGTGCTGAGAAGATTGGCTGTCCGCTGATGCATCTGCTGTTTCGCGTGGGCTGGGAGTTTTTTCTTGTGCTTCTCTGCGGTCTGCGTTTTCCTGCGAGCCCGCACAGACCGACGAACGCGACGACGGACTCTGAGGCGTTTTGCAGTTTCTTTTTCCGGACTTTTAGCAGTCTCTGAGGCGCACAAGGGCGATCGgggcttctctgcgtcgccttctttgcCGCCTGCCCTCGCCGTAGAgctttctcgctcgccaCCGCGCGGGTTGTTTCGCTTTCCCCTCAGCAGTCCACGCTCGGTCGAGGCGCGTGAGTCTCCAGTTGTGCTCTGCCGAACTTCTGTCCCTTCGCCCATCATCATGTCGGCGCGGCCGTCgtttctccctccgcgcgacTCGCACGCGTCGACgttgcctctgcgcccgcttCAGCGATCCGGGTCGCTGCCGGCAGCTTCGCCTGGGCCCTCGATGCCTTCCGAGGCGCGGCCCCACTCAgagggcgcgctcgccgctgcctccgcggatCTCCCTGCGCCGgagtctgtctcctcgtcgagtGCCGAGactccctccgcggccgccgtctccccctctgcgcctggcgcccgcgacagACACTCAGCAGACAGCAGCCCAGCGAACTCCGCGCGCTCCGTGGACTCTGCGGACTCTGCGGGTTCGCCTAGCGGcgcccagccgcggcggagaccgtctgactcgcgcgacgaggccttCAGCAAccgcagcgaagagaaagtCAAGCTCATGAGGATGGAAGAGGCATCAGAGGGTCGCAGGAACAGCCTTGGAGACGCcacggcggagaccgcgagcgcagccgccgcagacccccgcgcgcgagagagctcCCCGCGTCCTTCAGGCGACGCtgacgcggccgctgccacggcagaggacgcgcccTCGGCTTCGGGTTCCCGGGcatcttcgccgcgcgccgacgaggaagagaTCGTTGCCACGTGGGTCGTCGACACCGCGCTCTTGACCGACCGAGGAGACTTCCGCGAGGCCGTGGAGCCTAACGGCGCGGAGCCCGACagggcggagccgccgcgcgatggtcgcggcgccggcgagagggGCGAGAGGGGCACGCCGGCGAGTGAGCggtctgcggcaggcgcggcggactcgagcgaagaggaagacgagtgGGAGGACGTcgaagagggcgacagcagcgATCTCcagagcgccagcggcaAGAGCGAagctggcgacgcagagccgcgtCCGCCGGGCATCGGCTGCGCACACTACAGACGGAAGTGCAAGCTCGTCGCGCCTTGCTGGTAGGGCAGGTTCAGGAAAAAACGCGTCTCCAGGATTCGGTGCGGtcgcgctgcatgcatgcatgcgcattgCTGGTCGATAGCGATTCTTTCGCGCAGCCAGTGCCTGCAGAGAACGACAGGTTTCGCGCGTGCCATAAGCGTCTGGGCGCTTCCCTGCAGATGTCGCTGCAGGTCTGTTGGAGCGTATTCGACTGGTGCTTCGTGTGCTCAGCGGAGAAGTATTCTGGTGTCGGCACTGTCACAACGAAATAAAGTCTGAAGCTGAGCGAGACTACAAGAAGGCGCAGTGAGTTCTCAATGCTTTCGACTCACGAGAATCATCGTTGACAATCATCACGCTGCTTTTCATCGCTCGTCACTCAAAGCAACCAACAGACTCACGCGcaacggcggaggcgcacgcagTCCGAATGCGACGCCACCGGATAGGTCTAACGGCTTTCCTGATGGAGACTTCCGTTCCTTTCCCCGAAAAGTGAAAACTTCCAATATTCTACTTGTGTAGGAATGCAGCCACATACATCTCTATATAGGTATGAAagcatgtatatacatgtgtatatatatgtatatttggATACAattatacatatgtatatgaataCGATTGTATATATCTGTTGAAATACAagcacatatatgtacatatatgcatgaatcgaatatatacatatatatatgaatgtaGGTGGTTCATACTGTGGTTTGGGGGCCCCGTTGGGACGCTTTTGTCTTTTATCTGTCTGGTTCGTTTCAGCGACCTCGATCGCTACGCCGTGACGGAGATCATCTGCGCACTCTGCGACACGCGGCAGTGCGTGAGCAACACGTGCGTTcagtgcggcgcggccttcgcggcgtaTTTTTGCAAAAAATGCAACTTTTGGGATGACGAAGGAGTCACTAAGGAGGTAAGACAGGCTCGCGCCGAGAGGACATGCCCTCTGCGGGCTTGAGCTCTTGTcacacacgcacatgcatatatacacatatatatacatatatatgtacatgcatGCGTACGTGCATACACTGAAACATACATACAagcatgtatgcatgtacacTTACATAGATAGGCATATGTATTTGACTGagtgtataaatatatatatctgtaaGTGTGGAGACCTGTGAGTATATCGATTTGGAGTTCGCGCGGCATCGAGCTGCTCCTTTTTCTCATGTTTCGCTGTGGACTGCGGCTGTGTTTGCAGGTCTATCACTGCGACGACTGTGGTCTCTGCCGCACGGGCGGTCAAAGCAACTACTTCCACTGTCAgacctgcggcagctgctaCTCGACGCTGATTCGCGATACTCACAAATGCGTCGGTGCGTGTGGCGTGGTTTTGTGCACGATACTCTTGCGCTGGCGTCTTCGTTTCTCATTTCGTGGCTCGTTTTGTGCCGAGCGTCAGCCGCCGGGGAGCCGAGACACACAGAAAGACTCAGGGTGTAGACACGCGCACagatatctatatgtatgcatatatatatatatatatatatatatgtataggtaCATACATACAGTTATATACGTgtgcacatgcatgtatgtctGCGTATAGATGTGCACATACCtatgtgtgcatatatatatatatatatgtatacatacatacacatatgtgtCTCTATGTGTATGGCAGTTAGCGCGCGGGCAGACAGGCTCTctgggcgcatgcagcgtctGTTTTCGGTCGCAAGTCGAGGGCTGTTCACGGCGGCCGGCGggtcggcgcggacgcctctccgcttcACCGTTTTCTTTTCGATGCAAGCTCGCAGCTGTCTCGACTCTCTTTTACGTTTTTTCAGAGAAAGCGATGCACCAGCCGTGCCCCATCTGCTGCGAAAACATGTTCACGAGTGTGCGACAAGTTCACGTGCTCAAGTGCGGCCACACGATGCATGCGGTGAGCGGAACAAATCTCGAAAAAAACGTCTCAGACGCTGAAGATCGCGGATGGAGACCAGGCGTAGAACCGGCAAGAAGCGACAGGTCGGGAGAAAGCTCGAGAGTGCGGCGGAGATCGAGCGGAACTTCGCAGGCTCGCCTCAGGCGTTAGACGCAGGCTTGAGGCactcgctcgcggaggcctctTGAGCGCAGCTTGCCATGCGTTTCGgtttctgtgtctcctcCAGGTGACGCGCGCTCTGCAGCATATGAGGGCGCTCGATGCGTGTGTTTTCGCGTGTCTGTTTATCCCTTAGGAGTGCCTGCGACAGCTGAACTCGGAGTGTCTCGGTTTGCAAGCACTGCGCTGTCCGCTCTGTGAGTGAAGGCCGGTGGCGGCCTCTCCACTCGAAGACATTTCCTTGCACGAGGGTTTGTGAATGGGAAAACGCCGCAGAAAAAGTGGGCTTTGCTATGTATTCAGCCGTGTATGCCGGGCTGTACCTCTCAGGTGTATCTGTCCATCtctatgtatgtgtatagtttttttttctcctgcATTCGTGTCTACGTGCGTGCTGCCGGTTGCATGCTTTGGCTGGTTTATAAACTACAGCAGAGAGTGGGTCTCTGTGAGAAGACTCGCACACTTGGCAATTTCAGTAATTGATGAAGTAAGCAGACACTTTGTGCGTCATCTGTAGACGTTTGCTGTGTATGAACAGGTGTATATGCGCTTCCCTGTGTCTCGCTGTGAGCGTTTTCACGATCCGACTTCCGGCAATGCGCAAAGccatgcaaatatatatttttatatCTGTATGTGTATTGATATGTAGTCATATGCATGTATCTGCATAATATCTGTACTTGGGAGGCATGTAGATATGAGTGCatgctttttttcttttctgcagGCTGCAAGAGCCTCGGAGAGTACGGAAAGATTTGGGAGCGGCTTGACGAAGAGGTTGAGCGAACGCCGCTGCCAGACGAGTTGAAGCGAAAAGCGTTTGCGAAGTGCAACGATTGCGACGCGAAAACCCAAGTCGACTATCACATTGTCGGTACGCCACGCGTGACGAGCTGCCTTGCGAAAACTCgacccgctcgcgcctccccgcgcatgcgctttTCCGTAGAACCCCCCAGGAGTCTATGCTTACATGCGTGCGATGGTCGCCTGGCGTCGGGCTTCTGCAGTCTCGTCATCTTTGCCTTTTCTCTTTGGTTTTTTTTTGTTCGGTTTTTAGGGCTCAAATGCGGAAACTGCGGCGGCTACAATACGCGCGAAGTGAACCCGTGAAAAGCGCGAGACTTGGAGCAAGGTGTCTGCAGACATACGTATTtgtatttgtatatatatatatatgtaacgATTGCGTACACTCTATCTGTGCGCCTCTATATCAGCATGCACGTGCGAGTTATCCCATATCTCGCGCATACGTGTAGGTTTTATTCCGCTAGTCTACGCGACCTGATGGAGGCGTGTCTAGGCGACCGTGCCCGGAGAGGCGTGTTGGAGAGCTGCTGTGCGTGCGGACACCAGACATGACGAATTTAAATTTGAATCTTGGTTTAGGGGcaccgcagccgcgggagagagaggacgccggcgaTAGCAGAGGATGCAGCCGGAGAGCGTGCGGAGGCACCACGGGAATATTCTAGAAACGCTATTTTGGTCTGAAGGTGTATCGGCGGTTCGCTGAAAATATCGCGAGGCGAACGACAGAGAGTGTGTGATTCACGGGCTTCTCTACGTCTCGAGAAGGGTTTTTTTGTCGTGCGCTCcacgcgccttctcgctgtgCTCGCCACCACGAGTCAATTTCCgtctcttttctgcctcgGAACATTCGCGAGAGTCGTCTTCTACATGCGCGCCTGCAAGAGAAAGCGGACAGAGTCCGGTCTTGAGCTGACACGCTGAGTCAAGGGTTTTCGTAATGTCTTCTCTATTCGAGTCGTTCCTTCGTACAAGCTCACACATCCGCTACGTGCTGGCGGCGGTCGTGTGTGGGCTGTGCTTAGCGAGAACACGAAGGAGAGCCATGCCCTTTCCATTCCGTCTCCCCTGCGGCCGGTCGCATCTCGTTTTCCATGTCTGCCTGTGAGTCGATCTTgacgcctctccgtcgcgcggcggcgaatcTACACTAAACTCAGTCTGCAGGCTCGCTCACCACTCATCTTTGAGTCTGGGTTTGCGTGCTTTTCCAACTTTTTCTTGCTTCTctcgcacacacacacaacgctggcctctgtctctctcgcccgcggcccTTAGTGTTCCTTCCGCTCGAAGAGGCATGCAGAGCGGTttcagaagacgcgcggaaTTTTCGCGACTCCCACGAGCGCGACCGGAGAGTAGTCATCAGAAAAAAGTTGTTTTCCAGTCTATAGGATTTCTCGCCTCCGGAGGAAAGAGAGGCTTTGCTTGGATGGAAATGTCTCCCGAGTTGCACCCACGCAAGAACATAAAAAGCACTGGCAAGAAAGCTCTCGTTTCCTCTGTAGTATGAATGCAGATataatatatacatattcatacatatatgaGTATATAGatttatatctatatatatatgtagatatgcGTTCACAcatatatgcgtgtataGATTCACATCTGTATCTATATTGATAAATAGACAGATACGCATTCATACAAAAAAATGCAAACCCGAGGAAGTGCAAGACTCCGAGCTTCACTTATATAAAACGTATACTCACCATTGAGCTTGTCGCAGCATTACctgcgaggaagaaacgGGCGCTCACAGGAAAAAGTGAGTAGGTGCGCACGAATTTGCATGCAGATGCACATATCAATGCAGAGGGATCCTGCCTATATCCTGACTATCAATTTAAAAGCGACTGCAGCGAGACAACCAGGCGCGACGGCGTAGCTGAAgagagacgccagcggcTGTTTCGTCGCGAACTAAACACGCTCCCCCAGAGTGAAGCTCTTTCTTTATAGACACAGCGAATGCGAGTCCCGACGtctctgtgcatgcgccacCATCGCGACCACTAAAAAAAGGCCAACGTCCAACAAGCGATCGTCTGCGACCACGTGCGACGTGGCTCCTGCtgcggaagaaaaacgacAAAGGGCATCCCAGGGGGAGCAAAGACACGCCACAGCTGCAAAAacacgccgcgctgcgcccagaggagaaagaggaaaagacAAAGTGCAAACTAAGCAAGAACAGCAACAGGAACGGGGAAAGCCCAGAGGACGACCGCGGCTGTcaagaagagacgcagcagcgaaaaCAAAACGAGCAAGCGGGTGAAGAACGCCTCGAGTCGACCTCACGCAAGgactgcgggcgccgagcgaagacaaaccgcagaaaaaagaaaagcagaCTGCCCAGGAACAGGCGATACACTCAGAAGACGAAATGCCCAGCGTCCGTATCCTTATGCTCGACGTTCGTTGGGAGATCTCCTTCAGGAGCTGCGGCAGGACGGAAAGgtgacgccgccgcacgaAACCATGCCGATGATCAGCGCAACGCACTGCAAGGAAAGGAAAAAGGTGCCAAAACAGACATCGGAGTTCGTGAATCCCGCAAAAGTGAGACTGAAAAACACTGACAGGCGCGTTTCTGACTAAATCGCTAGCCAAATAAAGATTAAAGTATAATTACGGGCTTAACGAAAATAAAATTTATATTCGTTTTTCAATAGCTTAGTACAGTAGCCAGGTGAAAAGCGTCACCTTTGATGCCAAAATCCTCCAGCGCAATCATCTCTTAGACATATTCTAGCACCGTTACAGAAGCCGCGAAATGGCTGTCTCGGGGCAGTACAGAGGAGTCAAATAAGTAAAAACTTTCCAAGAATTGATTCTATCTATTTGCGCATCTAATTTGTCCACGCTCGAACCGAAGAAAGCGAATGACAGGTTCAGCGCTCCAGGCCCTCGAGAGCAAAGCATTTAACCCGAGACACAGCGCGCGATACCCCCGATGTCCCGCGCCCTTCCCTTCTCCAgtctttttgttttttttttctcgagACGCAACGAAGACAAGGCAGCTACCTCGTCGTCCCTGCCTCGTCTACATCGTGACTTCACACACGTGAGACGGGGGGTTTCAAAACACTTACGGCGATGAGAAGAACaaagcagaggcagacgcgaacATTTCGCCACCACAGTGCATTcttcagccgccgcgcctgcaaaAAAGAAACCGCATCTGCAGCTCAGCCTCAGGGACGCCGACGGGGTTCCGCAGACGAACTGACACCGGggcagagacgaggagaacGCCGCGAGGGTGCATCACGAGCGTGCGAAGAGGCAGGGAATAAGAAGAAATCCCAAAGGCAAACACGTGGcaagcgagaaagaagaaaagaggcggcgccggaagaggagaagggggCAGCGGTGCGGCCTGGAGTTTCCCCCGTACCTGTCTTCGAAACTGAACGCTCTCCTGATTGAGTCGCTCAGACTGATCAACTAGAATATCGATGCGTTCGCCCCGCTGCAGAATTTTATCTGAAACACGCGCacccgcagacgcgacaaAAGGCCTCAGATTAGAAATAACTGAGgaaaaagcgagaaaaaaaacaaaaatgTGTAAAAAGCACCAgcgtcgtcctctcgctcggaagcagcgaggcgcttccTCGACGCACCGTCACCCGCAGCACAAAGGAAGACGGACAccagagaaaaaaaatcgGAGAATAAATTGGGGACTGCAGCGCACACATCAAGCCGCTTAGCGTCCTTTTTCTTAtctgcgcggaggcagacaaaAACAAAAAACGAGCCACGAGCAGGTGTATGGCGATGGATGAGGCAAGATCTgccgcgcttcctctgtTTACCAATATTGTCGATGAGGACGTGATGAATTCCGTCGatctgcatgcgcaagcGGCCCATGCTCTCCGCCTGGTGGCTCTGGTTGAACGAGTCCTGCAAAGACGCGAACAGAGACAGAATCGCCAAAAGGAACGAAAAACCGAAATTCGAAATCTGAAGTGAAGGACGGCGTAGACAAACGGGAGGGAGCAGAAACAGAGAGCGAACAACGAGCTCTACGGACTCAGGAACGCGAGTgaaaaggagaagagaagatcCCAGGAAAAAccgcagaagaaaagcgaTAATGGGGACGAAGGACCAGGGATGCATGCAGATGTCAGcgcaagaaaaaaaagcTGTAAATATGcaagcggaggaggctgccCAATGCAGAAATGCCGCACAGAAACTGgtgaagcagaagacgaagctcAGACGAAACGACAGAAGAAAGCCGacaggcagaagagagcaacGGGCGAATGAGAAAGCGAAacaaagaaagagaaagcgagaaaaagcaagagaaggagacaaTCTCACCATGAGGTCTTTGAGCCGCGGTTCATACGAGTTCTGCATCGCGAGAGCGATCGCAGTGTGGACGGTCGCTCCATACATCGCTAGGAAGCtgcaaaaaagaaaaaaatgGACCAAAAAGAGACGTGATTGGAAAAGCATAAGTCCCGCTTCCCCGGGGCTTCTGCATTAATGTAGTTAGCGATTCAAAACCCTAGAACCTGGAGACTTACGATTTCGCAAAATCCTCCAGAAACGCAAAGGGAAGCGCAAACCCCGTCGCGTCATCGGACATCGTCAGGAACGTAATGCCTCGAATCACCTCGTAGTGAAAAATGTAGCTGCAGAGCAAACACCGAGAAAACACAACTTTTTTTTGAGCGTCTCACCTAAGCGAAAGCAGAGCCGCAGATATAGCATGTCATTCATAACCACAGATGCACGCCCGTACAAAATACATGAAATGAGAGAAATGCAAATACATGAATATGTCCACATAAACGCAAACAAATACAaatttacatatatacacgcatGACATATACATCATTAtaaatgtatacatatatatgtatacatatgcatacgcGTACGCCTGCATATGTACCTAGATATATATGAACatgatacatatatatatagagagaaaAAAATGTGCATATATCCGTGTATGCGTGTAGGTTTGAGGTGCGCGCTCCCGAGCCGCGGTTAAGTGAAATCGCCCAAGGCGAGTTGCAGATTTTCGAGGTCGCTGACCGGTCGTAGATATACGACATTCGTtctttctgcgtcgtcggcagCTTGCGAAGCAAGAGGCGCGTGACCGTCGGGAAGTTCCCTTCCATGTCTGAGTGCTCCGCGAGCACGACGCTGCCTGACACGCgcgaaacaaaaaaaaaatcaAAAAACGTCGATCCGACGACGAAGCCtggaagacgagaagcgcGATGACCCAACTCAAAAACGGGAGAAAAAGAATATCTGTCCAAGACAAAAAGAACACGCTTTTCGCTAAGTTTCGAGTTTTCATCAGCTGTAGATCTGACTGGTGTTACCCACAGAGCttcacgcagagagagatggCGACGGATTTGAGAGGCACAACAATTATGTTTGATTGAAAGCTGTAGTCCTCATGACTGCTGATTGCTTGTAGAATAAGCACAAAGAGACTACGCTGAGCACAAACGACAAGACGAAAGGCGATCAAACAATGCGAGGGAACGCGAAGAATCTGAATAGAAGCGAAATGACAAGAAGTGCAGACaggagagaaaacacacTTCGCAAGCGGAGAGCGCTGaggcgcctcgtccgcgaaTACTGCGCAAAAaaaaggcgccgcgcgaggaggacgaagagacaagGAAGGCGTTCTGGACCGCCTCTAGAAACGCAA contains:
- a CDS encoding CHY zinc finger domain-containing protein (encoded by transcript BESB_010720) → MSARPSFLPPRDSHASTLPLRPLQRSGSLPAASPGPSMPSEARPHSEGALAAASADLPAPESVSSSSAETPSAAAVSPSAPGARDRHSADSSPANSARSVDSADSAGSPSGAQPRRRPSDSRDEAFSNRSEEKVKLMRMEEASEGRRNSLGDATAETASAAAADPRARESSPRPSGDADAAAATAEDAPSASGSRASSPRADEEEIVATWVVDTALLTDRGDFREAVEPNGAEPDRAEPPRDGRGAGERGERGTPASERSAAGAADSSEEEDEWEDVEEGDSSDLQSASGKSEAGDAEPRPPGIGCAHYRRKCKLVAPCCGEVFWCRHCHNEIKSEAERDYKKAHDLDRYAVTEIICALCDTRQCVSNTCVQCGAAFAAYFCKKCNFWDDEGVTKEVYHCDDCGLCRTGGQSNYFHCQTCGSCYSTLIRDTHKCVEKAMHQPCPICCENMFTSVRQVHVLKCGHTMHAECLRQLNSECLGLQALRCPLCCKSLGEYGKIWERLDEEVERTPLPDELKRKAFAKCNDCDAKTQVDYHIVGLKCGNCGGYNTREVNP
- a CDS encoding putative vesicle-associated membrane protein (encoded by transcript BESB_010730) — encoded protein: MPLIYALAARGFVVGSTFFDFFFVSRVSGSVVLAEHSDMEGNFPTVTRLLLRKLPTTQKERMSYIYDRYIFHYEVIRGITFLTMSDDATGFALPFAFLEDFAKSFLAMYGATVHTAIALAMQNSYEPRLKDLMDSFNQSHQAESMGRLRMQIDGIHHVLIDNIDKILQRGERIDILVDQSERLNQESVQFRRQARRLKNALWWRNVRVCLCFVLLIACVALIIGMVSCGGVTFPSCRSS